A DNA window from Leptidea sinapis chromosome 39, ilLepSina1.1, whole genome shotgun sequence contains the following coding sequences:
- the LOC126976111 gene encoding uncharacterized protein LOC126976111, whose protein sequence is MPRRNADTEDVLVCKKKKVVEELSSMDTSYSDDEALPPGLIFTDISKRQWRIGKPIGRGSFGRIYLVSDDIDKEVTKLNARYVVKIEPHTSGPLFVEIHCFLKMGQASKVKSWCQQHNLKRLGVPLYVAIGSFTDKTTNVKYRFLILPRYEMDLQKIITRTRVLDLKNVLLISQQILDILEYLHSQGYAHSDIKSSNLMLGFDGKKNNKNQVALPSISFEKDTKQAVVLSRRPKKAKNGKSRSSNYYDDEDFVTRATHGEEEDKRLTSVKKKLTKILSNKDNRTLHRHHAFNLRQMSSYVNYEEMNSSICSDRSYQRLLDDYGKFHDEIDNSEGKVNSLDEIYKEAILSQSSGQIYLLDYGLASMFVDGDGNHKELCMDARKAHDGTLEYSSRDSHIGAHSRRSDLETLGYNILDWLTGALPWKTPELLAEPDLVHALKKNFMSDIKLLLKTCFKTEFYPQFIEKYFQYVTSLDFKEKPDYEYCKSLFKSELLKNDFTFDNKDGLINFNDPKVISNINCHSKRFAKKNTGANFRIKNGIKKAYERENFCSLENNMKLELLRRTLNISSDGQRKPCTSRNFFISDADLVTRLKKSLMPHEMFGKKLSPKNLRSKKRNIKKSKKVRKHRNSIGKFGNFMGSSKQFTWAEILARNPEDIIRKERNPQVETFDDDDSTCKYRIRKLSCTSDNSDTNLQSPILQKDYLKGVTLTYAMKEVIANFKRKVSRKSRVKEDSDQIEGYTPAMMAVHKLRDRKNNKARIEEVKEDVVSSRCTRSMASKKADSKEKLSCKKAATDSDKEDVTQEKPTITKKSSKKENKVVKSKSAVELSSSKSPPSSENKKTARKTQVTVNRIRLRSSNRQKLN, encoded by the exons ATGCCTCGACGAAACGCAGATACGGAAGATGTATTAGTATGTAAGAAAAAGAAAGTAGTAGAAGAATTGTCTAGTATGGATACAAGCTATAGTGACGACGAGGCCTTACCTCCGGGTTTAATTTTCACTGACATATCAAAAAGGCAATGGAGGATTGGAAAGCCTATTG GTCGCGGAAGCTTTGGCAGAATATATCTAGTATCAGATGACATTGATAAAGAGGTCACAAAATTAAATGCTCGGTATGTTGTTAAAATAGAGCCACACACAAGTGGACCACTGTTTGTTGAAATACACTGTTTCCTCAAAATGGGGCAAGCTTCCAAAG tgAAGTCATGGTGTCAACAACATAATCTTAAACGCTTGGGTGTGCCACTCTATGTTGCTATTGGTTCATTCACTGATAAAACAACCAATGTGAAATATAGATTTCTTATATTACCTCGTTATGAAATGgacttacaaaaaattattaccaGAACAAGAGTgcttgatttgaaaaatgtcctCTTAATCTCACAACAAATTCTTGATATTCTTGAATACTTGCACAGTCAGGGCTATGCACATTCTGATATTAAAAGCTCAAACCTTATGCTTGGTTTTGATGGCAAGAAGAATAACAAGAACCAAGTTGCTTTACCAAGTATCTCATTTGAAAAGGACACAAAACAAGCGGTAGTTCTATCGAGGCGACCTAAAAAGGCCAAGAATGGAAAATCCAGATCCTCAAACTACTATGATGATGAAGACTTTGTAACTAGAGCCACCCATGGCGAAGAAGAAGATAAAAGACTGACAAGTGTTAAAAAGAAACTAACAAAAATCCTATCTAACAAGGACAATAGAACTCTGCATAGGCATCATGCCTTTAACTTAAGGCAAATGTCTAGTTACGTAAATTATGAGGAAATGAATAGCTCAATTTGCTCTGATAGATCTTATCAAAGACTGCTAGATGACTATGGGAAATTTCATGATGAAATTGACAATTCTGAAGGCAAAGTAAATTCCTTAGATGAAATATACAAAGAAGCAATTCTATCCCAATCATCTGGACAGATATACTTGCTAGATTATGGCTTGGCTTCAATGTTTGTGGATGGCGATGGAAATCACAAGGAGCTGTGCATGGATGCCAGAAAAGCTCACGATGGAACATTAGAATATAGTTCTCGCGATTCTCATATTGGAGCACATTCTAGAAGGTCTGATTTGGAAACCCTCGGCTATAACATTCTGGATTGGCTAACAGGAGCCCTACCGTGGAAAACACCAGAACTGCTAGCTGAACCAGACTTAGTTCATGCCTTGAAGAAAAACTTTATGagtgatattaaattattgttaaagaCATGCTTTAAAACAGAATTCTACCCTCAGTTTATTGAGAAATACTTTCAATATGTTACCAGCTTAGATTTTAAAGAGAAACCTGATTACGAGTATTGTAAAAGTCTGTTCAAAAGTGAGCTTCTTAAAAATGATTTCACTTTTGATAATAAGGAtggattaattaatttcaatgacccaaaagttatttctaatattaactGTCACTCAAAGAGATTTGCTAAGAAGAACACCGGAGCAAATTTTCGAATTAAAAATGGAATAAAGAAAGCATATGAAAGAGAAAATTTTTGTTCACTTGAAAATAACATGAAACTAGAACTATTAAGACggactttaaatatttctagCGATGGTCAGAGGAAGCCATGTACGTCACGTAATTTCTTTATATCAGATGCAGATTTAGTGACGCGATTGAAGAAATCATTAATGCCGCATGAAATGTTTGGAAAAAAGTTGTCGCCGAAAAATCTGCGCTCTAAGAAAAGGAATATCAAAAAGAGCAAAAAGGTAAGAAAGCACCGAAACAGCATTGGAAAATTTGGAAACTTTATGGGCTCATCTAAACAGTTTACTTGGGCAGAAATATTAGCAAGGAACCCTGAAGATATCATACGCAAAGAACGTAACCCGCAAGTAGAGACATTTGACGATGATGATTCAACATGCAAATACAGAATCAGGAAGCTTTCCTGCACTTCCGACAATTCCGACACAAATTTACAATCACCAATATTACAAAAAGATTACTTAAAAGGTGTTACTCTCACATATGCCATGAAAGAAGTTATCGCGAATTTTAAGAGAAAGGTGTCCCGTAAATCTAGAGTGAAAGAGGATAGTGACCAAATAGAAGGTTATACACCAGCCATGATGGCAGTTCATAAATTACGAGATAGAAAGAATAATAAAGCAAGAATAGAAGAAGTAAAGGAAGATGTAGTTTCTTCCAGGTGCACTAGATCTATGGCGTCAAAAAAAGCTGATAGTAAAGAAAAGCTTAGTTGTAAGAAGGCAGCAACTGACTCTGACAAAGAAGATGTAACTCAAGAGAAACCAACTATTACAAAGAAATCCAGCAAGAAGGAGAATAAAGTTGTCAAAAGTAAGAGTGCAGTGGAACTTAGCAGCTCCAAATCACCTCCTAGTTCAGAAAATA AGAAAACAGCGCGTAAGACACAAGTCACTGTAAACAGAATAAGACTAAGGAGCAGTAATCGTCAGAAACTCAACTAA
- the LOC126976115 gene encoding porphobilinogen deaminase yields the protein MENERIRNIIRVGSRKSELALIQTNFVISSLKKIYPDYEFTVVTMTTLGDRILDVSLPKIGEKSLFTKDLEDALRNNTVDFVVHSLKDLPTTLPDGLAVGAVFEREDPRDALVLREDVKGNSLGDLPDGSVIGTSSLRRTAQLRGNYPQLKVIDVRGNLNTRLRKLDDPETEYSALLLAHAGLQRMGWANRVSKVLPCSEMMYAVGQGALGVECRSDNDEVLDMLAPFNHPETYCRVLAERSFLKTLGGGCSAPVGVSTKLSSLESSFKLTITGGVWSLDGLTRIQHTMEQTFQQIKITPKHKLSPTEDNSLKKQKVEDSAIYNPLQELDRKIKERVGANCVDTLSEAEISALNENIFCGLTVNKGIPRDVIVKCDDLGRDLANALITKGALEVMKVTQDMIRSSIKQ from the exons ATGGAAAATGAGAGAATAAGAAATATTATCCGCGTGGGATCACGAAAAAGCGAG CTTGCATTAATACAGACAAATTTTGTTATTAGTAGTTTGAAGAAAATATATCCAGATTATGAATTTACTGTTG TTACCATGACAACGTTGGGCGACCGGATTCTAGACGTCTCCTTGCCGAAAATAGGAGAGAAGTCCCTCTTCACAAAGGACTTGGAAGATGCATTGAGGAATAATACAGTTGACTTCGTGGTGCATTCCCTGAAGGACTTGCCGACAACATTGCCTGATGGGTTAGCTGTCGGTGCAGTCTTTGAAAG AGAAGACCCGAGAGACGCGCTGGTGCTCCGTGAAGATGTGAAGGGGAACTCGTTAGGAGATCTTCCTGATGGCTCAGTCATCG GTACATCGTCTCTCCGCAGAACGGCACAATTGCGCGGCAACTATCCTCAGCTGAAAGTGATTGATGTTCGAGGCAATCTGAACACTCGACTGAGGAAACTCGACGATCCTGAGACGGAGTACAGTGCCTTGCTTTTGGCCCATGCAGGACTGCAGAGGATGGGATGGGCCAATAGAGTCTCTAAG GTGCTCCCCTGTTCAGAGATGATGTACGCAGTGGGCCAAGGTGCTTTGGGTGTGGAGTGTCGTTCAGATAACGATGAAGTATTGGACATGCTGGCACCGTTCAACCATCCGGAGACATACTGCAGGGTGCTGGCTGAGAGAAGCTTTTTGAAGACTTTAG GTGGTGGCTGCAGTGCACCAGTCGGCGTATCAACAAAACTGTCATCCTTAGAATcaagttttaaattaacaataacaggTGGTGTGTGGAGTTTGGATGGTTTAACAAGAATACAGCACACGATGGAACAGACAttccaacaaattaaaataacgcCCAAACACAAACTGAGCCCCACAGAAGACAATTCGCTGAAGAAGCAAAAAGTTGAAGATAGCGCCATCTACAACCCGCTACAGGAACTAGATAGAAAGATCAAAGAGAGGGTAGGCGCAAATTGTGTAGATACTCTTAGTGAGGCGGAAATAAGTGCGTTGaatgaaaacatattttgtggGTTAACGGTTAATAAAGGTATTCCTAGAGATGTTATAGTGAAGTGTGATGATTTAGGGCGCGATTTGGCGAATGCTTTAATAACGAAGGGCGCTTTGGAGGTTATGAAGGTAACACAAGACATGATACGTTCTTCTATAAAGCAATGA